One genomic segment of Fusobacterium perfoetens includes these proteins:
- a CDS encoding butyryl-CoA:acetate CoA-transferase, with translation MTTFEKEYQSKLVSADEAAAVIKSGDFVDYGWCAATTDAVDAALAKRMPELKDIKLRGGILLKEPAVFKIDKPEEHFTWNSWHMTGIERKAAAKGFAFYGPIRYSELPRYYRDGGAKVDVAVMQVAPMDEKGFFNFGVSPSHMMAVCEMAKTVIVEVNEKMPVCLGGMENCIHISKVDMIVEGNNPDIAVLPGPTPSEVDMKVAELIVEELSDGCCVQLGIGAMPTAVGSLIAKSNLKDLSVHSEMYVDAFVEMAKAGKVTGAKKNIDRFRQTFTFAAGGKEMYDYLNNNPEIMAAPVDYVNDVRVVSSLDKFVSINNAVDIDLYGQVNAESAGIKPISGAGGQLDFVLGAYLSKGGKTFICLSSTYKTKDGQLKSRIRPTLENGSIVTDTRSNVQYVVTEYGKVNLKGKVGWERAEALISIAHPDFREELTEAAKKMGLWRK, from the coding sequence ATGACAACTTTTGAAAAAGAGTATCAAAGCAAATTAGTTTCGGCTGACGAGGCAGCTGCAGTAATAAAATCAGGAGATTTTGTTGACTATGGTTGGTGTGCTGCTACAACTGATGCAGTAGATGCTGCTCTTGCAAAAAGAATGCCTGAACTTAAAGATATAAAATTAAGAGGAGGAATTCTTTTAAAAGAGCCTGCAGTATTTAAAATTGATAAACCAGAAGAACACTTTACATGGAACTCTTGGCATATGACAGGAATTGAAAGAAAAGCAGCTGCTAAAGGTTTCGCTTTTTATGGACCTATCAGATATTCTGAGCTTCCAAGATATTACAGAGACGGAGGAGCAAAAGTTGATGTTGCTGTAATGCAAGTTGCTCCAATGGACGAAAAAGGATTCTTTAACTTTGGTGTAAGCCCTTCTCATATGATGGCTGTATGTGAAATGGCAAAAACTGTAATAGTTGAAGTTAATGAAAAAATGCCAGTATGTTTAGGTGGAATGGAAAACTGCATCCACATTTCTAAAGTAGATATGATAGTTGAAGGAAATAACCCTGATATAGCTGTTCTTCCAGGACCTACTCCATCAGAAGTAGATATGAAAGTTGCAGAACTAATCGTTGAAGAATTATCAGATGGTTGCTGTGTTCAACTTGGAATAGGAGCAATGCCTACAGCTGTTGGATCTCTTATTGCAAAATCAAACTTAAAAGACCTAAGTGTTCACTCTGAAATGTATGTTGACGCTTTCGTTGAAATGGCTAAAGCTGGAAAAGTTACTGGAGCTAAAAAGAATATAGACAGATTCAGACAAACATTTACATTCGCTGCTGGTGGAAAAGAAATGTATGACTACTTAAATAACAACCCTGAAATCATGGCAGCACCAGTTGATTATGTAAACGATGTAAGAGTAGTTTCTTCTCTTGACAAATTCGTTTCTATAAACAATGCAGTTGATATTGACTTATATGGACAAGTTAATGCTGAAAGTGCTGGAATAAAACCTATAAGTGGAGCAGGAGGACAACTTGACTTCGTTCTTGGAGCTTACTTATCTAAAGGTGGAAAAACATTTATCTGCTTATCTTCAACATATAAAACAAAAGACGGTCAATTAAAATCAAGAATCAGACCTACTCTTGAAAATGGATCTATCGTAACAGACACAAGATCAAATGTTCAATATGTTGTTACTGAATATGGAAAAGTAAACTTAAAAGGTAAAGTAGGTTGGGAAAGAGCAGAAGCTTTAATAAGCATAGCTCACCCAGACTTCAGAGAAGAATTAACAGAAGCTGCTAAAAAAATGGGACTTTGGAGAAAATAA